In the genome of Persephonella sp. KM09-Lau-8, one region contains:
- a CDS encoding nodulation protein NfeD: MKKFLLVFLILIGFSYGQVVVGEWDKPVTPVMADYLKRVVNKAQQENAKVIILQLDTPGGLGSAMRDVIKTMINSPIPVVVYVYPPGAQAASAGAIITISADIAAMAPSTNIGSASPVNMTGKDIDETMKEKVINDMLAFVRAIAKEKGRNVKVIEKMITEAKNLSAEEALKLKVIDVIATDLNDLMKKINGKKVKKAGSTKTIKLSQNEKIVYVKQSFKEILLSILTNPVVAYLLLMIGFYGIFFELYNPGSVIPGVVGAISILLALYALNTISVNWLGVLLIILGILFFVLEIITPTFGALAVSGVIALIFGSIILISPDSPYGDIPVKVILPVALFSAAFFLTIAYFGIKAQIRKPVTGKEGMIGKIGVAETDIDPKGKVFVEGEIWDAYSEVPIKKGEEVKILSVEGLRLKVTRAHRKH; this comes from the coding sequence ATGAAAAAGTTTTTACTGGTATTTCTTATCTTAATAGGTTTCTCTTATGGTCAGGTTGTCGTTGGAGAATGGGATAAACCTGTAACACCTGTTATGGCAGATTATCTCAAAAGAGTTGTAAACAAAGCCCAGCAAGAAAATGCAAAAGTAATCATTCTACAGCTGGACACCCCTGGCGGACTTGGAAGTGCAATGAGAGATGTTATCAAAACAATGATAAACTCGCCAATTCCGGTGGTTGTTTATGTCTATCCTCCCGGAGCTCAGGCAGCTTCGGCAGGTGCAATAATCACAATATCAGCAGATATAGCAGCAATGGCTCCATCTACCAATATTGGTTCTGCATCTCCGGTAAACATGACCGGCAAAGATATAGACGAAACAATGAAAGAAAAAGTGATAAATGATATGCTGGCATTTGTCAGAGCCATTGCAAAGGAAAAAGGAAGGAATGTAAAAGTTATTGAAAAAATGATTACCGAAGCAAAAAACTTATCTGCCGAAGAAGCCTTAAAACTAAAAGTTATTGATGTTATAGCAACAGACCTGAATGACTTAATGAAAAAGATAAATGGCAAAAAAGTTAAAAAGGCTGGTTCTACCAAAACAATAAAACTTTCCCAGAATGAAAAAATTGTTTATGTTAAACAAAGTTTTAAAGAAATATTACTAAGCATACTTACAAATCCTGTTGTTGCATACCTGCTTCTTATGATTGGTTTTTATGGAATATTTTTTGAACTTTATAATCCAGGAAGCGTAATTCCCGGCGTTGTCGGTGCAATATCAATACTACTTGCCCTTTATGCCCTAAACACAATATCTGTCAACTGGCTGGGTGTTTTGCTGATAATACTGGGTATTCTGTTTTTTGTTCTGGAAATAATAACTCCAACTTTCGGAGCCCTTGCAGTAAGCGGTGTAATAGCTCTAATATTTGGTTCAATAATACTTATAAGCCCTGATTCTCCTTATGGAGATATTCCTGTGAAAGTTATACTACCTGTAGCCTTGTTCAGTGCTGCATTTTTCCTGACAATTGCATATTTTGGTATTAAGGCACAGATTAGAAAACCTGTAACTGGCAAAGAGGGAATGATTGGCAAAATTGGGGTTGCAGAAACAGATATAGACCCAAAAGGAAAGGTATTCGTAGAAGGAGAAATATGGGATGCTTACTCTGAAGTTCCTATCAAAAAGGGCGAAGAAGTGAAAATATTATCAGTGGAGGGATTGAGATTAAAGGTCACAAGAGCCCACAGGAAACATTAA
- a CDS encoding YggS family pyridoxal phosphate-dependent enzyme: protein MAIRENVEKIKETIEKAAQKAGRKPEDIILLAASKTQPPEKIVEVYEAGIRYFGENRVQEGIKKIEALSNLKDIHWHLIGGLQTNKAKYAVKYFELIHSLDREALADELDKRAGKVEKVQDVLIEVNVGEEETKYGVKPENLEKLFEYSMQKENLRILGLMCIPPYFEDPEKSRPYFAMLREMKEQLEKKFNISLPHLSMGMSHDFEVAIEEGATIVRIGTAIFGERKY, encoded by the coding sequence ATGGCAATAAGGGAAAATGTAGAAAAAATCAAAGAAACGATAGAAAAGGCTGCCCAGAAAGCAGGAAGAAAACCTGAAGATATAATACTTCTGGCTGCTTCAAAAACCCAGCCACCTGAAAAAATAGTTGAGGTTTATGAAGCAGGTATCAGATATTTTGGAGAAAACAGAGTTCAAGAGGGAATTAAAAAGATAGAAGCCCTTTCCAACCTGAAAGATATCCACTGGCATTTGATAGGTGGATTGCAGACAAATAAAGCAAAATATGCTGTTAAATATTTTGAACTGATACATTCCCTTGACAGAGAAGCTCTCGCAGATGAACTGGACAAAAGGGCAGGGAAAGTAGAAAAAGTTCAGGATGTTCTGATAGAAGTTAATGTAGGAGAAGAAGAAACAAAATACGGGGTAAAACCTGAAAATCTTGAGAAATTATTTGAGTATTCTATGCAGAAAGAAAATCTAAGGATTTTAGGACTTATGTGTATCCCACCGTATTTTGAAGACCCAGAAAAATCTAGACCTTATTTCGCAATGCTTAGAGAAATGAAAGAACAACTTGAGAAAAAATTTAATATCAGTCTTCCCCATTTATCTATGGGAATGTCCCATGATTTTGAGGTTGCAATAGAAGAAGGTGCAACTATAGTTAGAATTGGCACTGCTATTTTTGGGGAAAGGAAATACTGA
- the gcvH gene encoding glycine cleavage system protein GcvH — protein sequence MAAEDFKVVDGLYYTKEHLWVKVDGDDAVVGVTDYGQHQLGDVVYVELPEVGSEVEAGDKIAAVESVKAAIDIYSPLTGKILSVNEDLKEDPSLVNVDPYGDGWIAEIQMSDPNELEDLMTADDYRAYIQEVESEEEV from the coding sequence ATGGCAGCAGAAGATTTCAAGGTTGTTGATGGACTTTATTATACAAAGGAGCACCTCTGGGTAAAGGTTGATGGTGATGATGCTGTGGTAGGAGTAACCGACTACGGTCAGCATCAGCTTGGGGATGTAGTTTATGTGGAACTTCCAGAGGTTGGTTCAGAAGTAGAAGCAGGGGATAAAATAGCAGCTGTTGAGTCTGTAAAGGCTGCAATTGATATATACTCTCCTCTTACAGGAAAAATACTCTCTGTAAATGAAGACCTTAAAGAAGACCCAAGCCTTGTTAATGTTGACCCTTACGGAGATGGATGGATAGCAGAGATACAGATGTCAGACCCAAATGAGCTTGAAGACCTTATGACAGCAGATGATTACAGGGCTTATATACAGGAAGTAGAAAGCGAAGAAGAGGTGTAA
- a CDS encoding ACT domain-containing protein: MRHFVITAVGEDQPGIVAGLTKVLYEKGANIEDSAMTRLNNEFAVMLIVSFENDITPEELKDSFNQIAKEKGLMINVREIPEEVYQNKEEVGQVYSLILYGADRPGIVYKVAKLLADKNINIADLRTEKSPELYVLIAQVEFPPGLTEEDIKPELEALKDELNIDLSIEKVESVEM, from the coding sequence GTGAGACATTTTGTTATAACAGCTGTAGGTGAAGACCAGCCGGGAATAGTCGCCGGTCTTACAAAGGTTCTTTATGAGAAAGGGGCAAATATAGAAGATTCTGCAATGACAAGGCTGAATAATGAATTTGCAGTTATGCTAATTGTTAGTTTTGAAAATGATATCACCCCTGAGGAATTAAAAGATAGTTTCAACCAGATAGCAAAAGAAAAAGGGCTTATGATAAATGTAAGAGAAATTCCTGAAGAGGTATACCAGAATAAAGAAGAAGTAGGTCAGGTATATAGCCTTATTTTATATGGGGCAGATAGACCGGGAATTGTTTATAAAGTTGCAAAACTACTGGCAGATAAAAATATAAACATTGCTGACCTGAGAACAGAAAAAAGCCCTGAGCTCTATGTGTTAATAGCACAGGTTGAATTTCCACCAGGACTTACAGAAGAAGATATAAAACCTGAGCTTGAAGCTTTAAAAGATGAGCTTAATATAGACCTTTCTATAGAAAAAGTTGAAAGTGTGGAGATGTAA
- the def gene encoding peptide deformylase gives MEKLEILRYPDERLKKPSIEVVDFGKEFKEFVDKLLYTMKNSPAGVGIAAPQVNKHIKTIIVDASEYKHKHNKLNHGLMILSNPRIIAHDGEIVIREGCLSVPDYTGNVKRHYWIKVEAEDINGNTITFDTEGFEAVVIQHEMDHLIGKLFIDRVASPKDIFKRKVYKK, from the coding sequence ATGGAAAAACTTGAGATTTTAAGATATCCAGATGAAAGGCTTAAAAAACCCTCAATAGAGGTTGTGGATTTCGGTAAAGAATTTAAAGAATTTGTGGATAAACTCCTTTATACAATGAAAAACTCACCTGCCGGGGTAGGGATTGCTGCCCCTCAGGTTAACAAACATATAAAAACAATAATCGTTGACGCATCTGAGTATAAACACAAACATAACAAGCTCAATCACGGCCTTATGATACTTTCAAACCCAAGAATAATTGCCCATGATGGTGAAATTGTAATAAGAGAAGGCTGCCTTTCTGTCCCAGACTATACAGGAAACGTAAAAAGGCACTACTGGATAAAAGTTGAAGCAGAAGATATAAATGGAAATACCATAACATTTGATACAGAAGGCTTTGAAGCAGTTGTTATTCAGCATGAGATGGACCATCTAATAGGAAAACTTTTTATTGACAGGGTTGCTTCCCCGAAGGATATATTTAAACGAAAAGTTTATAAAAAATGA
- a CDS encoding FlhB-like flagellar biosynthesis protein, which produces MAEDKKAVALKYERGKDNAPKVIAKGKGHIGEKIIQIAKEHNIPIKEDPVLVEALSQIEINQEIPPELYKAVAEILAFVYRQTKKIEK; this is translated from the coding sequence ATGGCTGAAGACAAAAAAGCCGTTGCTTTAAAATATGAAAGAGGCAAAGACAACGCTCCAAAGGTGATAGCAAAAGGTAAAGGTCATATCGGAGAAAAAATAATCCAGATAGCAAAAGAGCATAATATTCCCATAAAGGAAGATCCTGTTTTGGTGGAAGCTTTATCACAGATAGAAATAAATCAGGAGATACCGCCGGAGCTTTATAAAGCAGTTGCAGAAATTTTGGCTTTTGTATACAGACAGACAAAAAAGATTGAAAAATAA
- the amrB gene encoding AmmeMemoRadiSam system protein B → MSLQIREPAVSDMFYPADPVELRKMLTEYLEKAPLYPYKPEAVASPHAGYIYSGPVAAVSYKQFLNLDPDKHYTILLVGPSHYVPFEGISFGYYDYWLTPLGEVKVNKEEIERFVANNRHLPITLNTIPHLKEHSLEVQVPFLQMVLQDFSIIPVVYGQVHYSVVEEIIAQIKDNRDDVVVVISTDLSHYYPDHVAREIDINCNMAVEHLDLSLLDRCEACGKIGLEAIIDYSRRVGWKGKVLDYKTSGDTSGDRSAVVGYASYIFYKEE, encoded by the coding sequence ATGAGCCTTCAGATAAGAGAGCCAGCTGTTAGTGATATGTTTTATCCTGCAGATCCTGTTGAATTGAGAAAAATGCTTACTGAATACCTTGAGAAAGCTCCATTATATCCATATAAGCCTGAAGCTGTAGCATCTCCACATGCAGGATATATATACTCTGGACCAGTTGCAGCTGTTAGCTATAAGCAGTTTTTAAATCTTGACCCAGATAAACATTACACAATCTTGCTTGTTGGACCTTCCCATTATGTTCCATTTGAGGGGATATCATTTGGGTATTATGACTACTGGCTTACACCTCTTGGAGAAGTTAAGGTAAATAAAGAGGAAATAGAAAGATTTGTGGCTAACAACAGACATCTGCCAATAACCCTTAATACAATCCCACATCTGAAAGAGCATTCCCTTGAGGTTCAGGTTCCATTTTTACAGATGGTTTTACAGGATTTTTCAATAATACCTGTTGTATATGGACAGGTTCATTATTCTGTTGTGGAAGAGATTATAGCACAGATAAAAGATAACAGGGATGATGTTGTTGTGGTGATAAGCACAGACTTAAGCCATTACTATCCTGACCATGTGGCAAGGGAAATAGATATAAACTGTAATATGGCTGTTGAACATCTTGATTTATCACTGCTTGATAGATGTGAAGCCTGTGGAAAAATAGGTCTTGAGGCAATAATTGATTATTCCAGAAGAGTAGGCTGGAAGGGAAAAGTTCTTGATTATAAAACTTCCGGAGACACTTCAGGAGACAGGTCTGCTGTCGTAGGATATGCAAGCTACATTTTTTACAAGGAGGAATAA
- the amrA gene encoding AmmeMemoRadiSam system protein A, translated as MEDVIVSLDEITEEEGQALVQLARKAIEEYLKTGLEIDLKEIPYESWKKKGASFVTLEVSPTHQLRGCIGSIIPHQPLYKDVIHNAIAAASSDPRFLPVRPEELSNIKVKVSILSYPQPLQFSDPYDLLQKLQPFKDGVILKYGNHQATFLPEVWEQLPDKTQFLSHLCMKAGLPSDCWLTYPIEVFIYHTKTFSE; from the coding sequence ATGGAAGATGTAATTGTTTCCCTTGATGAGATTACAGAGGAAGAAGGACAGGCACTTGTTCAGCTTGCCAGAAAAGCAATTGAAGAGTATCTAAAAACAGGATTAGAAATAGATTTAAAGGAAATTCCCTATGAAAGCTGGAAGAAAAAAGGGGCTTCCTTTGTTACCCTTGAGGTTTCACCAACCCATCAGCTTAGAGGTTGTATAGGCTCAATAATACCGCATCAGCCTCTTTACAAAGATGTTATACATAATGCTATAGCTGCGGCATCTTCTGATCCAAGATTTTTACCAGTAAGACCCGAGGAATTATCCAATATAAAGGTAAAAGTCTCTATTCTTTCTTATCCCCAGCCTTTGCAATTTTCTGACCCTTATGACCTGCTCCAGAAATTACAGCCCTTTAAGGACGGTGTAATCCTAAAATACGGAAACCATCAGGCAACATTTTTACCAGAAGTATGGGAACAGCTTCCTGATAAAACCCAGTTTTTATCCCATCTATGTATGAAAGCAGGACTTCCCTCTGACTGCTGGCTAACATATCCTATAGAGGTGTTTATCTACCACACAAAAACATTTAGCGAGTGA
- a CDS encoding ZIP family metal transporter encodes MDEIILAGLLVLVLTSLGSIFAVFFKNLPEWGLDFGLAFSGGVMLVASFTSLILPATETGSIWSVIFGIVLGFGLIFIIEKFVPHEEYFLKFKTSTIEKEKLRGIFLVVSAIVIHNIPEGMAVGVSMANDVEKGWATALAIGIQDIPEGFAVSLPLIFLTERAWIPVLIGVLSGFSEFVFTVLGGFTFSIFSAFLPFGLSIAGGAMIYVTVKEVFPQVYQNKNETLITTGFLLGLLIMLYLDTTLG; translated from the coding sequence ATGGATGAAATAATACTGGCAGGTCTTCTGGTTCTCGTTCTTACCAGTCTTGGTTCCATTTTTGCTGTATTTTTTAAAAATCTGCCTGAATGGGGTCTTGATTTTGGTCTTGCCTTTAGCGGTGGTGTTATGCTGGTTGCTTCTTTTACATCTTTAATACTACCTGCTACAGAAACAGGCAGCATATGGAGTGTTATTTTTGGAATAGTTCTGGGATTCGGACTTATTTTTATTATTGAAAAGTTTGTTCCCCACGAGGAGTATTTCCTTAAGTTTAAAACTTCCACAATAGAAAAAGAAAAGCTTAGAGGAATTTTTCTGGTTGTTTCAGCTATTGTAATCCATAATATTCCGGAAGGTATGGCTGTTGGTGTATCAATGGCAAATGATGTTGAAAAAGGATGGGCAACTGCCCTTGCAATAGGAATACAGGATATTCCGGAAGGTTTTGCTGTGTCTTTGCCTTTGATTTTTTTAACTGAAAGGGCATGGATACCTGTTTTAATTGGTGTTTTAAGTGGTTTTTCTGAGTTTGTTTTCACGGTTTTAGGTGGTTTTACCTTTAGTATATTTTCTGCTTTTTTGCCTTTTGGTCTAAGCATAGCTGGTGGAGCTATGATTTATGTAACAGTAAAAGAAGTTTTCCCTCAGGTTTATCAAAATAAAAATGAAACTCTTATAACCACCGGATTTTTACTTGGCCTTCTTATTATGCTCTATCTGGATACTACCCTGGGATAA
- a CDS encoding carbonic anhydrase yields the protein MAQIPFLEGVKQFKNLKFKEYEETFKKLIEEGQHPKALFITCSDSRIHPDEITGADIGDLFIVRVIGNMVPPFKPDNEFHGVAAAVEYAVSVLNVPDIIICGHSHCGACEALYKDLPDDISIIHVKKWLELGKDVKQIAQANVKEKGRRLFELTERLNVIKQMENLLTYPEVKRKVEEGKVRLHGWYYVIEKGQIEYYDPQKNEFVPIT from the coding sequence ATGGCTCAGATACCTTTTTTGGAAGGGGTAAAACAGTTTAAAAATCTTAAATTCAAAGAATACGAAGAAACATTTAAAAAACTCATAGAAGAAGGGCAGCATCCTAAGGCTCTGTTCATCACCTGTTCAGACTCACGTATTCATCCAGATGAAATAACAGGAGCAGATATTGGTGACCTGTTTATTGTCCGTGTTATAGGGAATATGGTTCCTCCTTTTAAGCCTGATAATGAGTTTCACGGGGTTGCTGCAGCTGTTGAGTATGCTGTTTCTGTATTAAATGTTCCGGATATTATAATTTGTGGTCATTCCCATTGTGGTGCATGTGAAGCCCTTTATAAAGATCTTCCAGATGATATATCAATTATTCATGTAAAAAAATGGCTTGAGCTTGGTAAAGATGTAAAACAGATAGCACAGGCAAATGTAAAAGAAAAGGGAAGAAGACTTTTTGAGCTAACAGAGAGGCTAAATGTCATAAAACAGATGGAAAACCTCCTTACATATCCGGAAGTTAAAAGAAAGGTTGAAGAAGGTAAAGTCAGACTTCATGGATGGTATTATGTGATAGAAAAAGGACAGATTGAGTATTACGACCCCCAAAAAAATGAGTTTGTGCCTATCACATAA
- a CDS encoding 2,3,4,5-tetrahydropyridine-2,6-dicarboxylate N-succinyltransferase, with amino-acid sequence MEELKSLIVEAWENRELLKEKKYQDAVRETIDLLDKGKVRVAEKKDGDWVVNEWVKQAILLYFPIQDMQVMEVGPFEYYDKIPLKKNWKEAGVRVVPPATARYGSFIEAGAILMPSYVNIGAYVGSGTLVDTWATVGSCAQIGKNVHLSGGVGIGGVLEPPNAKPVIVEDNCFIGSRCIIVEGAVIEEEAVLGAGVVITGSTRIIDVSGDEPVEYRGRVPARSVVIPGVMNKKFPAGEYGVPVALIIGKRKESTDKKVSLNEALREFNVEG; translated from the coding sequence ATGGAAGAATTAAAAAGTCTTATTGTTGAAGCATGGGAAAACAGAGAGCTTTTAAAAGAAAAAAAATATCAGGATGCAGTTAGAGAAACTATAGACCTGCTGGATAAAGGTAAAGTCAGAGTTGCAGAAAAAAAGGACGGCGACTGGGTAGTAAATGAATGGGTAAAACAGGCAATCCTCCTTTATTTCCCAATTCAAGATATGCAGGTTATGGAAGTTGGACCTTTTGAATATTATGACAAAATACCCCTCAAGAAAAACTGGAAAGAAGCCGGTGTTAGGGTTGTTCCACCTGCAACAGCAAGATACGGCTCATTTATAGAAGCAGGAGCAATCTTAATGCCCTCTTACGTAAATATAGGAGCTTATGTTGGAAGTGGAACTCTGGTTGATACATGGGCAACTGTCGGCTCATGTGCCCAGATTGGAAAAAATGTTCACCTTTCTGGAGGTGTCGGAATAGGTGGAGTTTTAGAACCTCCAAATGCAAAACCTGTTATTGTTGAGGATAACTGCTTTATAGGTTCAAGATGTATCATTGTTGAAGGAGCCGTTATAGAAGAAGAGGCAGTTTTAGGTGCTGGAGTTGTTATCACAGGCTCAACAAGAATAATAGATGTTTCAGGGGATGAACCTGTTGAGTATAGAGGAAGAGTTCCTGCAAGAAGTGTTGTAATTCCCGGAGTTATGAACAAAAAATTCCCTGCAGGTGAATATGGCGTCCCTGTAGCTCTTATAATCGGTAAAAGAAAAGAATCAACAGATAAAAAAGTTTCTTTAAATGAAGCATTAAGAGAATTTAATGTGGAAGGATAA
- a CDS encoding DUF2628 domain-containing protein: MDKWEKYRIFVSKNADYYIPRFKKFEETQSVVSWNWAAFFFGLLWMLYRKMYLYSVIFTIALFLFGLLLSVFNLYNNLVMLGVQIWLWVGFGVFGNYVYYTHVEKKVKDIENRFPDPQVQAAILEKEGGVSWIAPIIFFLIIFVLQILTASQMR, encoded by the coding sequence ATGGATAAATGGGAAAAATACAGAATATTCGTTAGTAAAAACGCTGATTATTATATTCCCAGATTTAAGAAATTTGAGGAAACCCAGAGTGTAGTTAGCTGGAACTGGGCAGCTTTTTTCTTTGGCTTACTCTGGATGCTATACAGAAAAATGTATCTTTATTCGGTTATTTTTACAATTGCTTTATTTTTGTTTGGACTACTGCTCAGTGTATTTAATCTTTATAACAACCTTGTGATGTTAGGTGTTCAGATATGGCTGTGGGTTGGGTTTGGAGTTTTTGGCAATTATGTTTATTACACCCATGTTGAGAAAAAAGTAAAAGATATTGAAAACAGATTTCCTGACCCACAGGTGCAGGCAGCAATCCTTGAGAAAGAAGGAGGGGTAAGCTGGATAGCACCGATAATATTTTTTCTGATAATCTTTGTTCTTCAAATACTAACAGCAAGCCAGATGAGATAA
- a CDS encoding Yip1 family protein: MSFQEFLDLYLKPKVAWEKLKEENFTIQQLYLKYIIFFAFIPALGHFLGFVVFRDYYVNAIKKFLEMAEKDAQQSELTIRYMQTLMAELQDNDITQELLMMITTYGFELFKPVVLTAIIFFLAPAFGGIKDPVKSFTVATFALIPSWVAGIFYIMNSPISMFVIFMGMFYTFYLVFIGGEKVLGIPSEKSKNFQFIIVVIILYLVISGIVGQVETTITYKILGVIGG; the protein is encoded by the coding sequence ATGAGTTTTCAGGAGTTTTTAGACCTTTATCTGAAACCAAAAGTAGCCTGGGAAAAACTAAAAGAAGAGAACTTCACAATCCAGCAGCTTTATCTAAAATACATAATATTTTTTGCTTTTATCCCAGCTTTAGGGCATTTTTTAGGTTTTGTGGTATTCAGGGATTACTATGTAAATGCAATTAAAAAATTTCTTGAAATGGCAGAAAAGGATGCTCAGCAATCTGAGTTGACAATCAGATATATGCAAACGCTCATGGCTGAGCTTCAGGATAATGATATAACACAGGAACTTTTGATGATGATTACCACCTATGGTTTTGAGCTTTTTAAACCTGTGGTTCTTACAGCTATCATTTTCTTTTTAGCACCTGCTTTTGGAGGAATAAAAGACCCGGTCAAATCTTTCACTGTGGCAACTTTTGCCCTGATACCTTCATGGGTAGCAGGTATCTTTTATATCATGAACTCCCCAATTTCTATGTTTGTTATTTTTATGGGAATGTTTTACACATTTTATCTGGTGTTTATAGGAGGGGAAAAAGTTCTCGGTATACCGTCTGAAAAATCAAAAAATTTCCAGTTTATTATAGTTGTAATTATACTTTATCTGGTAATAAGTGGTATTGTAGGACAGGTTGAGACAACTATCACATATAAAATATTAGGTGTAATAGGAGGATGA
- a CDS encoding cytochrome c, producing the protein MKKYIIAGLSVSAILFSCQTQQKPEVSKEEIKFGYQVYKKSCAACHWETVKPEQIRDIRKTVRAGGRPPFGAPPMSEVSARVKKFYPTEEKFVAFVKDYITNPSREKGVCMPMAYKIFGVMPPIGKGLSEEEKEAVAKWLYHRYKLTWEEFMRKHPH; encoded by the coding sequence ATGAAAAAGTATATTATTGCTGGTCTTTCTGTATCAGCTATTCTATTTTCATGTCAGACACAGCAAAAGCCTGAAGTTTCTAAAGAGGAAATAAAGTTCGGTTATCAGGTTTACAAAAAAAGCTGTGCTGCATGTCACTGGGAAACTGTAAAACCTGAACAGATTAGAGATATAAGGAAAACTGTTAGAGCAGGAGGTAGACCACCATTTGGAGCACCTCCAATGTCTGAAGTATCTGCAAGGGTTAAAAAGTTCTATCCTACAGAGGAAAAATTTGTGGCATTTGTTAAAGACTACATAACAAATCCTTCCAGAGAGAAAGGTGTATGTATGCCTATGGCGTATAAAATATTTGGAGTTATGCCACCTATAGGTAAGGGATTATCTGAAGAAGAAAAGGAAGCGGTAGCAAAGTGGTTATACCACAGATATAAACTTACATGGGAAGAGTTTATGAGAAAACACCCACATTAA
- the metF gene encoding methylenetetrahydrofolate reductase [NAD(P)H] produces MKISEILKQVKRSISFEFFPPKTAEGEEALFRTIKELEFIHPTFVSITYGAGGTTRERTIRVVKKIHTQTNLTVMAHQTCIGHTRKEIIDILSQYKEIGVQNVLALRGDIPQGQEETFVFPPDGCRYANELVSLIRETFGDWFSIGVAAYPEGHPESPDLDTDIHYFKKKVEAGAEFAITQMFFDNRYFYNYIEKLQKEGIDIPVIPGIMPITNFKQIKKFADMCGATIPGELIQKLQAVADKPEEIEKIGVDYAIKQCEDLLKNGVKGLHFYTLNKSKATIEIYNHIKDLL; encoded by the coding sequence ATGAAGATATCAGAAATCCTTAAGCAAGTTAAAAGAAGTATTTCCTTTGAGTTCTTCCCTCCTAAAACTGCTGAGGGAGAAGAAGCTTTATTCAGGACAATAAAAGAGCTTGAATTTATACATCCAACATTTGTCTCCATTACCTATGGAGCCGGAGGAACCACAAGAGAAAGAACAATCAGAGTTGTTAAAAAAATTCATACTCAGACTAACCTGACTGTAATGGCTCACCAGACCTGTATAGGCCATACCAGAAAGGAAATTATAGATATCTTAAGCCAGTATAAAGAAATAGGCGTTCAGAATGTTCTTGCTTTAAGGGGAGATATCCCTCAGGGGCAGGAAGAAACATTTGTTTTTCCTCCAGATGGATGTAGATACGCAAATGAACTTGTTTCCTTGATAAGAGAAACTTTTGGAGACTGGTTCAGCATAGGAGTTGCAGCATATCCAGAAGGGCATCCTGAAAGTCCAGATTTAGATACTGATATACATTACTTCAAAAAGAAGGTTGAAGCAGGAGCAGAATTTGCAATAACCCAAATGTTTTTTGACAACAGATATTTTTATAACTATATTGAAAAACTACAGAAAGAAGGTATTGATATTCCTGTTATCCCGGGAATTATGCCTATCACAAATTTTAAACAGATCAAAAAATTTGCAGATATGTGCGGTGCAACAATACCTGGAGAATTAATTCAAAAACTGCAAGCTGTGGCAGATAAACCTGAAGAGATCGAAAAAATCGGGGTTGATTACGCTATCAAGCAGTGTGAAGACCTGTTAAAAAATGGTGTTAAAGGCCTTCATTTCTATACATTAAACAAATCAAAGGCTACAATAGAGATTTATAACCATATAAAAGACCTTTTATAA
- a CDS encoding (2Fe-2S) ferredoxin domain-containing protein has translation MSADFKHVFVCLQRKPPGMPSCGDKGSDQIFQKFQEEMMMKNLFDKMAVTPTGCLGPCMMGPTVVVYPDAVWYGNVKPEDVPEIIEKHILGGEPVERLVTSKGRPPAMF, from the coding sequence ATGTCAGCAGATTTTAAGCATGTGTTTGTATGTTTACAAAGAAAACCACCTGGAATGCCTTCCTGTGGTGATAAAGGTTCAGACCAGATTTTCCAGAAGTTTCAGGAAGAAATGATGATGAAAAATCTTTTTGATAAAATGGCTGTTACTCCAACAGGTTGCCTGGGACCTTGTATGATGGGACCAACAGTTGTTGTTTATCCTGATGCTGTATGGTATGGAAATGTAAAACCTGAAGATGTTCCTGAAATCATTGAAAAACATATCTTAGGTGGTGAACCTGTAGAAAGACTGGTTACATCCAAAGGTAGACCACCTGCAATGTTTTAA